One window of the Bubalus bubalis isolate 160015118507 breed Murrah chromosome 8, NDDB_SH_1, whole genome shotgun sequence genome contains the following:
- the AGAP3 gene encoding arf-GAP with GTPase, ANK repeat and PH domain-containing protein 3 isoform X7 produces MERGWPPADSCSRERPAACRRALSVCDSLDLHGAPADRAASALQAALCAAREQPARPRSVCSGGPGPPPPPTGARSLLLGLLRPRLGRRGTPDGRASAPGPVPSPAPSPASSPAPGRRSRPRGAQAPRPTSMTFLEVNRLELAAEAEGAGAGLGRAGSSGFLRGASLWSSQRWQVLRGGGGRSAPSPRRGLSALRKSFSFRLRRGQEIRRAESGLLPRVRTRSDGDASSLGAFPSRRDLLLGTEAPRAAPEAGRPRSAAGLWRLLTSRFRRREPASAPAPSEPLWSRRAAAAPGLLGAPSDSFVNSQEWTLSRSVPELKVGIVGNLSSGKSALVHRYLTGTYVQEESPEGGRFKKEIVVDGQSYLLLIRDEGGPPELQFAAWVDAVVFVFSLEDEISFQTVYNYFLRLCSFRNTSEVPMVLVGTQDAISAANPRVIDDSRARKLSTDLKRCTYYETCATYGLNVERVFQDVAQKVVALRKKQQLAIGPCKSLPNSPSHSAVSAASIPAVHINQATNGGSSAFSDYSASVPSTPSISQRELRVETIAASSTPTPIRKQSKRRSNIFTICATVSNFSSTKRPFQLLPN; encoded by the exons ATGGAGCGGGGCTGGCCGCCGGCGGACAGCTGCAGCCGGGAGCGGCCCGCCGCCTGCCGCCGCGCCCTCAGCGTCTGCGACTCGCTGGACCTGCACGGCGCCCCGGCCGACCGCGCCGCCTCCGCCCTGCAGGCCGCCCTGTGCGCTGCGCGCGAGCAGCCGGCGCGGCCGCGGAGCGTGTGCTCTGGCGGCCCggggccgccgccgccccccaccGGCGCCCGCAGCCTGCTGCTCGGACTCCTGCGCCCGCGCCTCGGCCGCCGCGGCACCCCCGACGGCCGCGCGTCGGCTCCCGGGCCCGTGCCCAGCCCCGCGCCGAGCCCCGCGTCCAGCCCCGCGCCGGGTCGCCGCAGCCGGCCCCGGGGCGCCCAGGCGCCGCGGCCCACCAGCATGACGTTCCTGGAGGTGAACCGCCTGGAGCTGGCGGCCGAGGCCGAGGGCGCGGGCGCGGGGCTGGGCCGCGCGGGGAGCTCCGGCTTCCTGCGGGGCGCCTCGCTCTGGAGCAGCCAGCGCTGGCAGGTGctgcgcggcggcggcgggcgcagCGCCCCGAGCCCCCGGCGCGGCCTGTCGGCGCTGAGGAAGAGCTTCAGTTTCCGCCTGCGCCGCGGCCAGGAGATCCGGCGCGCCGAGTCCGGGCTGCTGCCCCGCGTGCGCACCCGCAGCGACGGCGACGCCAGCTCCCTGGGCGCCTTCCCCAGCCGCCGCGACCTGCTGCTGGGCACCGAGGCCCCGCGCGCCGCGCCGGAGGCCGGCCGCCCCCGCAGCGCCGCCGGCCTCTGGAGGCTGCTCACCAGCCGCTTCCGCCGGAGGGAGCCCGCGTCCGCGCCCGCGCCGTCCGAGCCGCTGTGGAGCCGCCGGGCGGCCGCGGCCCCCGGACTCCTGGGCGCGCCGAGCG ACTCCTTTGTGAACAGCCAGGAGTGGACCCTGAGCCGCTCGGTGCCGGAGCTTAAAGTG GGCATTGTAGGGAACCTGTCTAGTGGGAAGTCAGCCCTGGTGCACCGCTATCTGACGGGGACCTATGTCCAGGAGGAGTCCCCTGAAG GGGGTCGGTTTAAGAAGGAGATTGTGGTGGATGGCCAGAGTTACCTGCTGCTGATCCGAGATGAAGGAGGCCCCCCTGAGCTCCAG tttgcCGCTTGGGTGGACGCAGTGGTGTTTGTGTTCAGCCTGGAGGATGAGATCAGCTTCCAGACGGTGTACAACTACTTCCTGCGCCTCTGCAGCTTCCGCAACACCAGCGAGGTGCCCATGGTGCTGGTGGGCACACAGG ACGCCATCAGTGCCGCGAACCCGCGGGTCATCGACGACAGCAGGGCCCGCAAGCTGTCCACAGACTTGAAGCGGTGCACCTACTACGAGACGTGTGCCACCTACGGGCTCAACGTGGAGCGTGTCTTCCAGGACG TGGCCCAGAAGGTAGTGGCCTTGCGGAAGAAGCAGCAGCTGGCCATCGGGCCCTGCAAGTCACTGCCCAACTCCCCCAGCCACTCGGCCGTGTCCGCCGCCTCCATCCCGGCCGTACACATCAACCAG GCCACGAATGGCGGCAGCAGCGCCTTCAGCGACTACTCGGCCTCAGTCCCTTCCACGCCCAGCATCAGCCAGCGGGAGCTGCGCGTGGAGACCATCgctgcctcctccacccccacaccCATCCGCAAGCAGTCCAAGCGGCGCTCCAACATCTTCACG ATATGTGCCACTGTTTCCAACTTTTCATCAACAAAAAGGCCTTTCCAACTCCTTCCAAATTAG